The Mycolicibacterium mucogenicum DSM 44124 genomic sequence GGAGCACGCCCGCGCGCAGATCACCCTCAGCGACGCACCGAGCCCCGCCGGTGAGCGCCTGGTGAACGCCGACATCCAGATCACGCCGGCCAACCTGGTCAGTGACGACCCGGAGTGGGTGACGCTGATGGCGTGGCAGGGCAAGCTCGCCAATGAGCGCGGCCTGGTCGTCGACCACCTGCAGCAGGTGGGTCCGGGCCACTACCGGTCCACCCGGCCGATCCCCGTCTGGGGCACGTGGAAGACGGTGCTGCGCGTACAGGACGGACGGACGATGGCCGCGGTCCCGGTGTATCTACCGGCCGACCCCGGTATCGGTGCCGAGGAGACGCCCGCGATCTCGACGACCCGCGACTTCATGGAGGAGATCAAGGTCCTGCAGCGCGAACGCAACCTCGACGTGCCGTCGTGGCTGTATCCCGCGGCGTCCCTGATCGTGCTGGTCTGCTCGCTGATCCTGATCGCGTTGCTGAGTTGGGGTGCGGGACGGATCAATTCGCGTGAACAGTTCAGCGCCACCGAGACCAGGGAACCCGTCGGACAGCCGTGACCTATCTCGCCGACCACTCGCTATTGTTGGCACTGCCGGCGTTCGCTCCTGCTTTCGTCGTGGCCGGGGTCGTGGCCTGGGTTGCCATGAAAGACCGGCGCGCCGGCTCCGACGGTGACGAAACCGACTCGGAGACACCAGGTTCAACCGATGAGGACGGTTCCGCGTGACCTTTGTGAAGACCTTCGCCGTGGCCGGCGCTGTCGCCCTGGCGCTTGCCGGCTGCAGTAGCGGCAACGACAAGTCGACCGGCAGCTCACCGAGTGCCACCGCAAGTGCCACACCGCAGTTCACCAACCAGCAGGCCCCGCCGGCACGCGTCTACGTCGACGTGACCATCGCCGGCGGCACCGCCACGCCACTCAACCAGCAGGTGCAGGCCAAGCTCGGCGAGCCGATCATCCTGCGGGTCAACAGTGACGCCGCCGACCAGCTGCACGTGCACTCGAGCCCCGAGCACACCTTCGACATCAAACCGGCGAAGGATCAGCAGTTCCAGTTCACGGTGAGCGTGCCGGGCAAGGTCGATGTCGAGCTGCACCACCTGGACAAGACGGTCGCCACGATCACGGTGCAGTGACCTCTTCGGTCCTCGCGCACGGGCTGGGCGGATCGACTGATCTGCCCATCCCCGTGACGTACGGCCTGATCGGCGCCGCGTGGGCGTTGACCTTCACCTTCGCGGTGGTGGCGCTGGCGTGGCGCAAGCCGCGGTTCGATCCGGAGGCGCCGGGACGGCCGTTGCCGCGCTGGGTGACGACGGCCGTCGACGCGCCCGCCACGCGCTGGGCGGTCGGGCTGCTCGCCCTGGCGTTCGCGGGATGGGTCGCGGTGGCGTCCGTCGTCGGGCCCACCGGGCCCGGCAACGCGCTGCCGGGTGTGTTCTACGTACTGCTGTGGGTCGGAATCGTCGCGCTCTCAGTGCTTTTCGGCCCGGTGTGGCGGGTGCTGTCGCCGGTGCGGACCATTGCCCGATTGCTGCGGCTGAGCCGGGACGCGTATCCCGTGCGGCTCGGCTACTGGCCGGCGGCGGCCGGGCTGTTCGCGTTCGTCTGGCTCGAGCTGGCCAGCCCAGACCCGGGTTCGGTTGGCGCCGTGCGTATCTGGCTGCTGGTCTACCTCTGTGTGACACTGGCCGGGGCCGCGGTGTGCGGCACCCGCTGGTGCTCGCATGCCGATCCGTTCGAGGTGTACAGCGTTGTGGCATCGCGGTGTGCGCCGGTGCGGCGCAACGCAGATGGGCAGATCGCCGTCGGCAATCCGTTCAATCACCTGCCCACTCTGCCGATCCGGCCGGCCACGGTGACGGTGCTGGCAGTGCTGCTGGGGTCGACGGCCTTCGACAGTTTCTCCGCGACTCCGGCGTGGCGCGGGTTCGTGGAGGCGCACAGCAACGGCACCTGGCAGGCCACAGGACTGAAAACCGTTGGGCTGGCGGTGTTTGTCACGACGGTCGCGCTGTCGTTCAGCCTCGCCGCCCGCGCCACCGGCGGCGTGGACCGTGCGCGGCGCCGGGAGCTGCCCGGTTTGATGGCGCACTCCCTCATCCCGATCGTCATCGGCTATGTGTTCGCGCACTACCTGACCTATCTCGTGGAGAAGGGTCAGCAGACCGTCTTCCAACTCCTGGGCCTGCACGATGCGCACGTGTACTACGTGCTGTCCATGCATCCGTCGGTGCTGGCCACGACCAAGGTGCTGTTCGTGGTGGCCGGGCACATCGCCGGCGTCGTCGCCGCACACGACTGCGCGCTGCGCATCCTGCCCAAGCGGCATCAGCTCACCGGGCAACTGGCGATGATGCTGGTGATGGTCGGCTACACGTTCACCGGGTTGTACCTGCTCTTCGGCGGATAACCTCCGAATCCTTGACAGTCGCCAGGGCGCGGCGCAAAACTGAGGACACACGTCCTCAGATGGAGGTTGCATGACAGCCACAGTGCCCGCGGAACCCACGCTCAAGCAGCTGCACGGCCGCGCCTTCGCGTCCCTGTACGACGAGATGGACTATCAGGTCGCCCGCATCGACGGCACTCTGCCGCCCGAGCTGACCGGCACACTGTTCCGCATCGGCCCCGGCAAGTTCGAGGTCGGCGACACCGTGCTCAAGACCATGTTCGACGCCGACGGCATGGTGTCCCGTTTCGTCCTCGACGGACAGTCCGTACGTTTCACCAACCGCTACGTGCGCACCAAGCAGTACCGCGGCGGAGACGTGATGAGCCAGCGCGGCATCACCACCAACGCGCCCACGCTGCGCGGCAATCTGCTGCCGCCGGCCAACACCGGCAACACCAACATGGCCACGATCTGCGGCGAACTCCTGGCCATGTGGGAGGGCGGCCCGCCGTACAAGATCGACCCGGACTCGCTGGACACGTTGGGCTACAAGCGCTTTGACGGTGACCGCCTCGGCTATCTCGGTTCCTTCTCCGCCCACCCCAAGTGGGATCCGCACACCGGCGACGTCTACAACTTCGGTCTCGACCTGCTGCCCACACCGCGGCTGCGCTGCTTCAAGGTGGACCGCACCGGACGCAGCCACCAGATCAGCTCGCTGAAGTTGTGGGACATGGTGTGGAACCACGACTTCGCACTCACCGAGAACCACATGGTGTTCGTACTGGATCCGTTGCGCCCCAACATCCCAACGCTGTTACGTACCCGATCGCTCGCGAAGGCACTTGAATACCAGACCCGCAACGGGTCGACGCGGTTCGCCCTGGTGCCGCGCGACGGGTCCAAGCCCCGCATCATCGAGCATGAGGCACTGACGCACATCCACGTCACCAACGCCTTCGAGGACGGCTCCGACACCGTGGTGGAGTTCTTCCGCTTCGAGGACTCGGACATCTTCGGCAAGCTCGGCAAGGCGTGGCAGGACCCGGCCGATCCCACCGATCCCCGTGCGCACCTGACCATCGATGAGTGGCCCCGCGGACACCTGTCGCGGTTCCGGATCAGCAAGTCCGGCCGGATCACCGAGACGGTGCTATCAGCAACGGCACCAATGGAATTCCCGCAGTACGACTGGCGGCGTTCGACGCTGGAACACAACGTCACCTACGCCTGCAAGGCCACCGAGGATGTGGGCCACTACAACGCGGTGACGCGCATCGACCACCGCACCGGCGCGCAGACCACGTTCGATTTCGGCCTGGCCCAGACCGGTGAACCGTTGTTCGTGCCCCGCTCCCGCACGGCCGCCGAGGACGACGGCTGGCTGCTGGTGCTCAATCACGATCTGCGGAGCCATCGTTCGCAGCTGGTGATCTTCGATGCCCGCACCATCGAGGACGGCCCGCTGGCCACCGCGCATCTGGAACACCATCTGCCGATCGGGTTCCACGGCACGTTCAGCCGGCGTATCGCGGGCTGAACGCCCGCTTTCGGCACCGGCCCGAGCCCTGGGCAGCCTCGCGCCACGCCGCACCCGATCGGTGGTGGCGGTGACTCACCTTGCAGGACTGTCACTTTCACCATCGGAGTCTTCCCCCTCGGTCGGATACAGGGTGGGGTGGTGGTAGTGGTTGGTTCGGGGTTGGCCGACATCGAGCAGGGGTGGTGGGGTCCAGTGGGTGCGGCCGTTCTTCATGGTGGTGGTCCAGCCTCCGGTGTCGGCCAAGCGGTTGTCGCGCCCGCAGGCCAAGGTCATGGTGTCGACATTGGTCAGGCCGTTATCGCGCCAATTGATCAAGTGATGCACCTGGCTCCGCGACGCCGGCGCGGTGCAATTCGGGCGGGTGCAGCCGCGGTCACGGGCGAACAACGCCAGCCGCTGTGCCGTGCTGGCGGTGCGGGCCGCCCGGCCCAGATACAAGGGTTGGCCGGTGTGGTCGTCGAATACCGCAAGGTAGTTGTCCGAGCCTTGGGCGGCCATCCGAACCAGATCCTTGACCGGGAGTTTCGTGCCGGTGTGCGTGAGCGCCATTCCGGTGCGCTTCTCCAGGTCGCTGACGGTGCAGGTGGCGACCACCGCGACGGGGAAGCCGTTGTGCACCCCGGAGGTCCCGGTGGCCAGCATCATCCGGCCCACGAATTTGAAGGCGTCGTACTGACGCTGCGCCAGGGTGCGCGTGTCGTTGTCGATCTGCTCCTGGGTCGGGGTGCCGGAGTAGCAGGGGTGCGGGTCGGCGGGGTTGCACATGCCCGGGGCGGCGTACTTGTCGAACAACACGTCCCAGTAGGCACGGCCTTCCGGATCCAGCTCGGCGGTGACGTCGGTACGGCCATCAGGTCGCTGCTTGCCCATGACGAACGACCGCTTCGGGTCGGGCTCATCGTCGTCGGGCTCGGGCCCGTCCTGATCGAGCCGGTACAACAAATCCGCCGCGACTTTGCGCAGGTCCTCGGGGGTTTTCACCCTCGCGTCGGCCACCAGATCTGTTTCGCACTGGGCCAGGGTGACCGGGTCGGCCGCCCACAACGGGACCTTGCCGAAAAACCAGGTGATCACCGCGACGTGCTCGGCATTGATCGCCCCCTCAGCCAGAGCGGCGGCGACCAGCTCCCACACCGGGCCCAACGCCTCCCCGGTGATGGCCGAGCGCGGACCCAGGTGATCGCAGTCCCGCACCCGGCGGCGGGCCTCCTCCCGGCTGATGCGGTGCCGCACATGCAAAACCTCAGGCCAATCCTTGGCCCCGATCTCCTTCGCCGTCGCCTGCGTCTGTGCGGCGGCCAGGATCTGATGGTCGACCACTTCGGCGGCGCATTTGGCCGTTTCGCGGCGGGACTGCAGCGCCAACAATGTCCGCACGTCCAGGCCGGTGTAGTCCAGGGACGCGAGCCGAGCGTGCGCAGCTTCGTAGGCGGCGTACGCCTCCTCGACAACGGCTGGATCGGTCAATCCCATACTCGAACACTAGTTCGAACCACTGACAAGAAATCGACTGGAATGTGACGCTAGTTATCTACCGTGACCAGCGCTAACAAAGTGACCAAAGTTTTTGGCGAGCGCTCTACAGCAACCGGCGAGTGGCCGCTAGAACAGCATGAACTGATCGCCGGCCGGGGTCCGGTCGACGAATTCCTCGACATCCGAGCCGCCGACCACATGGCCCAGCAGCGTCATGAATTCGGCATCGGAGACCAGCGGCACGCCGAGCTCGCGAGCCTGGTAGCCCTTGCCCTGGGCCGGCGCCGGTTCGTTGCAGATGACCAGCGAGGTCTGGGCGTCGACGCTGTCGGAGTAGGACAGCCCGACGTGCACGATGCGCTCGATGACTTCTTCGTGCGTACGGACCATCTCGCCCGACAGCGCCACCCGCATGCCCTGCACCAACGGCTGCCCCGGCACGAACCGGCCCGGGTTGGCATAAGCACATGGCAGCCGGGACGCCAGCACCTTCAGCGGCCGGAGTTCGTCGTGCGTGATGGCGCCGCTCGGCCAACGCTTGCGACCCACGTTGCGGATGGGCAGCCAGCGCCGGTGCTCGCGCGCCGCGGCCAGCGCCGGTTTGAGGATCTGGGCCAGCACCATGGCGTCGTCGAGGGCGTCGTGCGGGCGAATCTGCGTCGCGCCGTAGTGCGTCGCCAACGTCTCCAGGCGCAGGTTCTCGGTGCCCAGGTTGAGCCGGCGGGTCAGCTCGACGGTGCACATGACGCTATCGACGGGCAGCACCGCGCCGACGCGCTCGCACTCGGCGGCCAGGAAGGCGTAGTCGAAACCGGCGTTGTGGGCGACCAGGGTGCGGCCGGACAGGACAGCGGCCAGATCGCCGACGACCTCACCGAACGTCGGCTGGCCCGCCAGCATCTCGGAGGTCAGGCCGTGCACGTGCGTGGGGCCGGGATCGACGCCCGGATTGAGCAGGCTGCTGAACGAATGCTCGACGTTGCCGTCGTCGCCGAGGGCCAGTGCCGCGACGCTGATGACCCTGGCGTGACCGGGATCGAAGCCCGACGTCTCGACGTCCACGACAGCCCAACCCGCACCGGCATCGGTGGCCGGTCGGCCCCAGCCGAGGTTGGTTTCGCCCACGTGGCAAGGATGGCACGGACCCCTGACAAGATTCGGCGGACACCACAGCGTGTCGCCGCCCGAATCAAGCGATGACCGCCCTCGGCGGGTTGCTCGACGCTATCGTCTCGGGCATGACCACGATCGACCCCGACGCCCCCGTCCTCGTCACGGGCGCCAGCGGGTATATCGGCAGCTGGATCGTCCGCTACCTGCTCGAAGCGGGGCACACCGTGCACGGCACTGTGCGCAATCCCCAGAAGCCGAAGGGCTTGGAACACCTGCACAAGCTGTCGGCCGATCACCCCGGCAAGCTCAAACTCTTCAAGGCGGACCTGCTCGACACCGGCAGCTTCGACGAGGCGATGGCCGGCTGTGAGCTCGTCATGCACACCGCGTCGCCGTTCCTGCTGCAGGGCGTCACGGACGCGCAGGAGTCGCTCGTGCGCCCCGCGCTGGAAGGCACCCGCAACGTGCTCGATTCGGTGAACCGCACCGAAAGCGTCAAGCGGGTGGTGCTGACCAGCAGCGTGGTGGCGATCTACGGCGACGCCCGCGAATCGCGCGACGTCCCCGGCGGCGTGTTCACCGAGGACCAGTGGAACACCACCAGCAGCGTCGACCACCAGCCGTACTCGTACTCCAAGACCGTGGCCGAGCAGGAGGCCTGGCGGTACCAGAAGGCGCAGGACCGCTGGGACCTGGTCACCATCCATCCGGGCCTGGTGCTCGGGCCGTCCCTGACCAGCGCCAGCGACTCGGCCAGCCTCGCCACCATGAAGCAGTTCGCCGACGGCACCATGCTGACCGGTGCGCCCGAGCTGACCATGGGTGTGGTCGACGTCCGCGATGTCGCCGACGCGCACCTGCGCGCCGGTTACACGCCCGATGCGCACGACCGCTACCTCGTCAACGCCGCCTCCCTGAGCCTGCTGGAGATCGGCCAGATCCTCCGCGGCAAGTTCGGCGTGCTGTATCCGTTCCCGTGGCTGAACGTGCCCAAGGTGGCGGTCAAGGCCGTCGCGCCGGTCATCGGGTTGACGCGCGAGTTCGTCGACACCAACGTGGGCTACCCGCTGGTCTTCGACGCGAGCCGCAGCCAGAGCGAGCTCGGATTGGTGTATCGGCCCATCGAGCAAACCGTCACCGACCACTTCCAGCAGATGCTCGACGACGGCATCGTGCGCAAGCGGCCGAGCATCCGGCTGCCGTAGTGGGCACCCTCACACGTGTCGTCACATTCGGGACGCCCCTCCTAGACTTCCGGGGATGATCACCGCACGAGGACGCGTCGCGCTGGGCGCGGGCGCCGCCGCCCGCTGGGCGTCGCGTGTGACGGGCCGCGGTGCCGGCGCCATGATCGGCGGGCTCGTCGCCATGAAGCTGGACCCGTCGATCCTGGGACAGCTGGGTTCGGGACGTCGCTCCGTCGTCGTCACCGGGACCAACGGAAAGTCGACGACGACGCGGATGACGGCGGCGGCGCTGGCGACCCTCGGGCCGGTGGCATCCAACAGCGAGGGCGCCAACATGGACGCCGGTCTGATCGCCGCGCTGGCCGGATCGCGCAAGGCGACGCTGGCCGCGCTCGAGGTCGACGAGATGCACGTGCCGCACGTCTCCGACGCGGTGGACCCGTCGGTGATCGTGTTGCTCAACCTGTCCCGCGACCAGCTGGACCGGGTCGGCGAGATCAACCACATCGAGCGGACCCTGCGCACCGGGTTGGCCCGCCATCCCAAGGCCGTCGTCGTGGCCAACTGTGACGACGTTCTGGTGACCTCGGCCGCGTACGACAGCCCCAACGTGGTCTGGGTCGCCGCCGGCGGCGGCTGGTCCAACGACTCGGTGAGCTGTCCGCGCAGCGGCGAGGTGATCGTCCGCGAGAACGGCCACTGGCATTCGACCGGTACCGACTTTTCCCGTCCGACCCCGCAGTGGTGGTACGACGAGACGAATATCTATGGGCCGGACGGCTTTACCGCCCCAATGACGCTGGCCCTGCCCGGCACGGTGAACCGCGGCAATGCGACGCAGGCCGTGGCTGCGGCGGTCGCGCTGGGTGCGTCGCCGGCCGCCGCGGTGGCCGCGGTGTCGACTGTCGACGAGGTCGCCGGCCGCTACCGGACCCTGCACGTCGGCGAGCACACCGTCCGCATGCTGCTGGCCAAGAACCCCGCGGGCTGGCAGGAGGCGCTGTCGATGGTCTCCAGTGATGTTGCGGGAGCAGTCATTTCAGTGAACGGCCAGGTGCCCGACGGCGAGGACCTGTCGTGGCTGTGGGACGTGAACTTCGAACATTTCGTGGACTTCCCGGCGCCCATCGTGTCGGCGGGCGAGCGCGGCACCGATCTCGCGGTGCGTCTCGGCTACGCGGGCGTCGACCACACGCTGGTGCACGACACGTTGGCCGCCATCAAGTCCTGCCCGCCCGGACACGTCGAGGTCATCGCGAACTACACGGCGTTCCTGCAGCTGAGCCGGGAGCTGGCATGAGCACGGTGCAGATCGGCCTCGTCCTGCCCGACGTGATGGGCACCTACGGTGACGGCGGCAATGCCGTCGTCCTGCGACAGCGCTTGCAGCTCAGGGGAATTGATGCCGAGATCGTCGAGATCACGCTCAACGACCCGGTGCCGGATTCGATGGACCTCTACACCCTCGGCGGCGCCGAGGACTACGCGCAGCGCCTGGCGACCCGCCACCTGCTGCAGTACCCGGGCCTGCAGCGCGCCGTCGAGCGCGGCGCTCCGGTACTGGCGATCTGCGCCGCCATCCAGGTGCTCGGCCACTGGTACGAGACATCGTCGGGTGAGCGCGTCGACGGCGTCGGACTGCTCGACGTGACGACCTCACCGCAGCCCGAGCGCACCATCGGCGAAGTGGCGTCGGTACCGGTGATCGACGGCCTCACCCAGAAGCTGACCGGCTTCGAAAACCACCGCGGCGGAACCGATCTCGGCCCCCTGGCCAAGCCGTTGGCGCGCGTGGAGAAGGGCGCCGGCAACCGCGCGGGATCCGGGTACGACGGTGTCGTGCAGGGCAGCGTGGTAGCCACCTACCTGCACGGCCCGTGCCTGGCCCGCAATCCGGAGCTGGCCGACTACCTGCTGGCCCAAGTGGTCGGCGAGCTGCCGCCGCTGGAACTGCCCGAGGTCGACCTGCTCCGCCGCGAGCGTCTCGCTTCGCCCCGCCGGGTTTGACCCCGCCGAATGCGCTTGAGCCCGTTGCTGTGAACTGACTGTCAACGCACACCGACGCGGTTTCACCGTTCGACAACCGGGTAGATACGAGCCACCACTGCCAGCTCGAGAGGTGTGCTCATGTTCGACTTCTTCTGCCCCCGGTGCGGCGACTTCACCTTCGAAACGGTCATCTGCCTACACTGCGACAGCTCGACGGCGCAGGAGCACGCCGAAGTAGCGTGAAAGAACTTGCGGTAGTGCAAATTTCACGCAGTGCGCCGCGCCGGCACGGCGGGTCGCTTGATTGGTTAGGCAAACCTTTCTGTATTGCGCAAAGCCATACACCCAGTTCAATTCTCGCGAGTTCGCCATGCACCGCACGCAGTCGTGGTGGATCATGAACCCCACGGTTCGGAGCCTCTCGCGAGCCGGCAGCACGTTGAGTATTGGCGTCTTCGATTAGGAACGGCGATATGTCCGAGTGCTTTCTGGCTGGCGAAGAAATCCACCAGCTCAATCGGGACCTGCGGATACTCATCGCGACAAACGGCACCCTTACGCGGATTCTCGGTGTCGTCACCGGCGAGGAAATCGTAGTGCAGGTCGTCGAGCAGCAGCTGCATCCGCACGGCGGCGTCCAGTCGGAGCAGCTGTCGGGCAGCAGGATTCTGCAACGTCGGGTCCTCCTCAACGGCCAGACCTCGGGCCGCCGATTCGTCGGGGCCGAGTCACTCATCGCCGTCGACCTGCTGCCCCCGACGATCGCGGCCGACCTGACGAGCA encodes the following:
- a CDS encoding carotenoid oxygenase family protein yields the protein MTATVPAEPTLKQLHGRAFASLYDEMDYQVARIDGTLPPELTGTLFRIGPGKFEVGDTVLKTMFDADGMVSRFVLDGQSVRFTNRYVRTKQYRGGDVMSQRGITTNAPTLRGNLLPPANTGNTNMATICGELLAMWEGGPPYKIDPDSLDTLGYKRFDGDRLGYLGSFSAHPKWDPHTGDVYNFGLDLLPTPRLRCFKVDRTGRSHQISSLKLWDMVWNHDFALTENHMVFVLDPLRPNIPTLLRTRSLAKALEYQTRNGSTRFALVPRDGSKPRIIEHEALTHIHVTNAFEDGSDTVVEFFRFEDSDIFGKLGKAWQDPADPTDPRAHLTIDEWPRGHLSRFRISKSGRITETVLSATAPMEFPQYDWRRSTLEHNVTYACKATEDVGHYNAVTRIDHRTGAQTTFDFGLAQTGEPLFVPRSRTAAEDDGWLLVLNHDLRSHRSQLVIFDARTIEDGPLATAHLEHHLPIGFHGTFSRRIAG
- a CDS encoding HNH endonuclease signature motif containing protein — translated: MGLTDPAVVEEAYAAYEAAHARLASLDYTGLDVRTLLALQSRRETAKCAAEVVDHQILAAAQTQATAKEIGAKDWPEVLHVRHRISREEARRRVRDCDHLGPRSAITGEALGPVWELVAAALAEGAINAEHVAVITWFFGKVPLWAADPVTLAQCETDLVADARVKTPEDLRKVAADLLYRLDQDGPEPDDDEPDPKRSFVMGKQRPDGRTDVTAELDPEGRAYWDVLFDKYAAPGMCNPADPHPCYSGTPTQEQIDNDTRTLAQRQYDAFKFVGRMMLATGTSGVHNGFPVAVVATCTVSDLEKRTGMALTHTGTKLPVKDLVRMAAQGSDNYLAVFDDHTGQPLYLGRAARTASTAQRLALFARDRGCTRPNCTAPASRSQVHHLINWRDNGLTNVDTMTLACGRDNRLADTGGWTTTMKNGRTHWTPPPLLDVGQPRTNHYHHPTLYPTEGEDSDGESDSPAR
- a CDS encoding DEDDh family exonuclease, translated to MGETNLGWGRPATDAGAGWAVVDVETSGFDPGHARVISVAALALGDDGNVEHSFSSLLNPGVDPGPTHVHGLTSEMLAGQPTFGEVVGDLAAVLSGRTLVAHNAGFDYAFLAAECERVGAVLPVDSVMCTVELTRRLNLGTENLRLETLATHYGATQIRPHDALDDAMVLAQILKPALAAAREHRRWLPIRNVGRKRWPSGAITHDELRPLKVLASRLPCAYANPGRFVPGQPLVQGMRVALSGEMVRTHEEVIERIVHVGLSYSDSVDAQTSLVICNEPAPAQGKGYQARELGVPLVSDAEFMTLLGHVVGGSDVEEFVDRTPAGDQFMLF
- a CDS encoding SDR family oxidoreductase produces the protein MTTIDPDAPVLVTGASGYIGSWIVRYLLEAGHTVHGTVRNPQKPKGLEHLHKLSADHPGKLKLFKADLLDTGSFDEAMAGCELVMHTASPFLLQGVTDAQESLVRPALEGTRNVLDSVNRTESVKRVVLTSSVVAIYGDARESRDVPGGVFTEDQWNTTSSVDHQPYSYSKTVAEQEAWRYQKAQDRWDLVTIHPGLVLGPSLTSASDSASLATMKQFADGTMLTGAPELTMGVVDVRDVADAHLRAGYTPDAHDRYLVNAASLSLLEIGQILRGKFGVLYPFPWLNVPKVAVKAVAPVIGLTREFVDTNVGYPLVFDASRSQSELGLVYRPIEQTVTDHFQQMLDDGIVRKRPSIRLP
- a CDS encoding Mur ligase family protein, whose product is MITARGRVALGAGAAARWASRVTGRGAGAMIGGLVAMKLDPSILGQLGSGRRSVVVTGTNGKSTTTRMTAAALATLGPVASNSEGANMDAGLIAALAGSRKATLAALEVDEMHVPHVSDAVDPSVIVLLNLSRDQLDRVGEINHIERTLRTGLARHPKAVVVANCDDVLVTSAAYDSPNVVWVAAGGGWSNDSVSCPRSGEVIVRENGHWHSTGTDFSRPTPQWWYDETNIYGPDGFTAPMTLALPGTVNRGNATQAVAAAVALGASPAAAVAAVSTVDEVAGRYRTLHVGEHTVRMLLAKNPAGWQEALSMVSSDVAGAVISVNGQVPDGEDLSWLWDVNFEHFVDFPAPIVSAGERGTDLAVRLGYAGVDHTLVHDTLAAIKSCPPGHVEVIANYTAFLQLSRELA
- a CDS encoding type 1 glutamine amidotransferase — protein: MSTVQIGLVLPDVMGTYGDGGNAVVLRQRLQLRGIDAEIVEITLNDPVPDSMDLYTLGGAEDYAQRLATRHLLQYPGLQRAVERGAPVLAICAAIQVLGHWYETSSGERVDGVGLLDVTTSPQPERTIGEVASVPVIDGLTQKLTGFENHRGGTDLGPLAKPLARVEKGAGNRAGSGYDGVVQGSVVATYLHGPCLARNPELADYLLAQVVGELPPLELPEVDLLRRERLASPRRV
- a CDS encoding chorismate--pyruvate lyase family protein; this translates as MSECFLAGEEIHQLNRDLRILIATNGTLTRILGVVTGEEIVVQVVEQQLHPHGGVQSEQLSGSRILQRRVLLNGQTSGRRFVGAESLIAVDLLPPTIAADLTSTSAPIGEIMAASRLETFKEPADIWVAESPDWLAAATDQAAQERTVSRRYRIILDGRPVIVITEYFLDFETTAS